A single genomic interval of Spirosoma taeanense harbors:
- a CDS encoding PepSY-associated TM helix domain-containing protein translates to MNVKKAVGKIHLWLGLASGLVVFIVAVTGCLYAFKTEIEDLTQSYRYVPTEARPVLSPSQMQAIAHQLLPGKSLHSVTYRTGGRAAILSYYHYEPTYYYLAYVNPYSGKVLHVQDMSHDFFYQVLQGHYYLWLPPAIGQPIVASSTLIFVVLLLSGMVLWWPKNRAARKQRFSVKWQASWKRRNYDLHNVLGFYVTSVLLLLAFTGLVWGFQWFARSVYWLTSGGESQVAYYEPTSIIPKQPVAPGAPVVDRLWYQTTIHTPMAETVEVHYPETATSSIAISTNPDASTFWKGDHRYYDQYTLKEIPVKHLYNRFDETLTIADKIARLNYDVHVGAILGLPGKIIAFLASLIAASLPVTGFLIWWGRRHKKAKRTLLTKKSVQLKAFPNVLVQR, encoded by the coding sequence ATGAACGTGAAGAAAGCGGTTGGTAAAATTCATCTCTGGCTCGGCCTGGCATCTGGACTGGTCGTGTTTATTGTTGCCGTAACGGGTTGTCTGTATGCCTTCAAAACAGAGATCGAAGACCTGACACAGTCGTACCGGTACGTACCAACTGAAGCCCGGCCCGTACTTTCTCCGTCGCAGATGCAGGCTATTGCCCATCAGCTATTACCCGGAAAGAGCCTGCACAGCGTTACTTACCGGACCGGCGGTCGGGCTGCTATTCTATCGTATTACCACTACGAACCGACCTACTATTATCTGGCTTACGTCAATCCGTATTCAGGAAAAGTGCTTCATGTGCAGGACATGAGCCATGACTTCTTCTACCAGGTACTGCAGGGACACTACTACCTTTGGCTGCCTCCTGCGATTGGTCAGCCCATTGTGGCGTCGTCGACCCTAATTTTTGTGGTACTGCTTCTTTCGGGGATGGTGTTGTGGTGGCCGAAGAACAGAGCCGCCCGCAAACAGCGCTTCTCTGTTAAGTGGCAGGCCTCCTGGAAACGACGAAACTACGATCTGCATAACGTGCTGGGTTTTTACGTAACCAGTGTGTTATTGCTACTGGCTTTTACGGGCCTGGTGTGGGGGTTCCAGTGGTTTGCCAGGTCGGTGTACTGGCTTACGTCCGGCGGAGAATCGCAGGTAGCTTATTACGAACCGACTTCAATTATCCCTAAACAGCCGGTAGCGCCGGGAGCGCCCGTCGTGGATCGGCTTTGGTACCAGACGACGATCCACACACCTATGGCCGAAACGGTAGAAGTGCATTATCCGGAAACTGCAACCTCATCCATCGCGATCAGCACGAATCCCGATGCCAGCACGTTCTGGAAAGGCGATCACCGGTATTACGATCAGTACACGCTGAAAGAAATTCCGGTTAAGCACCTTTACAACCGATTCGACGAAACGCTGACTATAGCCGACAAAATTGCCCGCCTGAATTATGATGTGCACGTTGGCGCTATTCTGGGCCTGCCCGGCAAGATAATTGCGTTTCTGGCCAGCCTGATTGCGGCCAGCCTGCCCGTTACAGGCTTCCTGATCTGGTGGGGCCGCCGTCACAAAAAAGCCAAAAGAACACTGCTGACGAAAAAATCGGTTCAACTGAAAGCGTTTCCGAATGTACTGGTGCAACGGTGA
- a CDS encoding TonB-dependent receptor, with protein MRRFIKLYVFIGCFLPLAAQAQPVATLQGNVTTSDGNPAEAVTVSLKGKSQGAITNDKGAYTLSRVKAGTYTVQVSAVGLKTAEKVITLGQGENASLDFVLAENTAQLQEVIVSGSLTNRFARTSGDYVSKMPLKNLENPQVYNSVGKELLKEQLVFSVDDALRNAPGVQRMWEATGRAGDGGGYYNTRGFIVQSQLRNGLAGNVTSDIDAVNLEKLETIKGPSATLFGSALTSYGGLINRVTKKPYETFGGEVAVSAGNYDFQRVSADVNAPLTKNRNLLLRVNTAFTHQGTFQTVGFGRNVALAPSLSFRPSERLSIRLDAEMYRSENVGKQILFFYVPGYTLGATRADQLAIDYRNSYMGSGLTQQSRSTNLFGQVNYQISPSFTSSTNISSSHSFSNGFGPYFYIIPGTTPGVNNLVRADQSTRNSTNDVFEVQQLFNGDFHLGSLRNRIVLGLDYLHVNANQLFFGSTFDTVPIAADFDYSKFNGAALTALYASKAPDFTYPVTGIRETSSAFVSDVLNLTDKLSILAALRVDHFNNKGGTEGAAVAGYQQTAFSPKFGLVYQPVKDKVSLFANYQNSFNNRGVYNAYDVTDADSLTQRFAKLEQANQFEAGVKLNTFGGRLTTTISYYDIQVKNILRTDPNPLAAARFAQTQDGSQTSRGVELDVVANPVQGLNIVGGFSYNDSRLVRASEDVNGRRPTTASSPYLANLWVSYRLPGYLINGLGFGIGGNYASDNKIQNSVSQGVFTLPAYTVLNASAFYDLKKIRLSVKVDNFTNQRYWIGYTTMNPQKLRSFVGNVTYTF; from the coding sequence ATGCGACGATTCATAAAATTATACGTATTCATAGGCTGCTTCCTTCCCCTGGCTGCACAGGCTCAGCCGGTAGCAACGTTGCAGGGAAACGTAACTACGTCGGACGGTAACCCGGCTGAGGCTGTTACCGTCAGTTTGAAAGGAAAAAGCCAGGGGGCCATCACTAACGATAAAGGGGCATACACCCTTAGCCGGGTTAAGGCGGGTACGTACACTGTGCAGGTGTCGGCCGTGGGTCTGAAAACAGCCGAAAAAGTCATTACGCTGGGGCAGGGCGAGAACGCAAGCCTCGATTTTGTGCTGGCCGAGAATACGGCTCAATTGCAGGAGGTGATTGTTAGCGGAAGCCTGACCAATCGGTTTGCCAGAACCTCAGGCGATTACGTTTCCAAGATGCCGCTCAAGAACCTGGAAAACCCGCAGGTATATAACAGTGTCGGCAAGGAATTACTGAAGGAGCAGCTGGTTTTCTCGGTGGACGATGCCCTGCGCAACGCTCCCGGTGTTCAGCGGATGTGGGAAGCCACCGGACGCGCGGGCGATGGCGGGGGATACTACAACACCCGCGGTTTTATTGTGCAGAGCCAATTGCGGAACGGGCTGGCCGGTAACGTAACGAGCGACATAGACGCCGTTAATCTCGAAAAACTGGAAACAATCAAAGGACCATCGGCTACGCTGTTTGGCAGCGCGCTGACGTCCTACGGCGGGCTGATCAACCGGGTAACCAAGAAACCTTATGAAACCTTCGGGGGCGAAGTGGCTGTATCGGCAGGTAACTACGATTTTCAGCGGGTCAGCGCCGACGTGAATGCCCCGCTGACCAAAAATCGCAACCTGTTGTTGCGGGTCAATACCGCCTTCACACACCAGGGCACCTTTCAAACGGTAGGCTTCGGCCGGAATGTTGCGCTGGCACCCAGCTTGTCGTTCAGGCCCAGCGAGAGGCTGTCCATTCGGCTCGACGCCGAGATGTACCGCTCCGAGAACGTGGGCAAGCAGATTCTCTTCTTCTACGTTCCGGGCTACACGCTCGGCGCAACCCGGGCCGATCAGCTCGCCATTGATTACCGCAACTCTTACATGGGCAGCGGCCTGACGCAGCAGTCGCGCAGTACCAACCTGTTTGGTCAGGTGAATTACCAGATTTCGCCCTCGTTTACGTCATCGACCAACATCAGTTCGAGCCATAGTTTTTCAAACGGATTCGGCCCTTACTTTTACATCATTCCGGGCACTACGCCGGGCGTAAACAATCTTGTCCGGGCCGACCAGTCGACACGTAACAGCACCAACGATGTGTTTGAAGTGCAGCAGTTGTTCAACGGTGATTTTCACTTGGGCAGCCTGCGTAACCGGATTGTGCTGGGGCTCGACTATCTGCACGTAAACGCCAACCAGTTATTCTTCGGGAGTACGTTCGATACGGTGCCTATTGCTGCAGACTTTGACTACAGCAAGTTCAACGGCGCTGCCCTGACCGCGCTTTACGCCAGCAAGGCGCCGGACTTTACTTACCCGGTTACGGGCATCCGCGAGACGTCGAGTGCCTTTGTTTCTGATGTGCTGAACCTGACCGATAAGCTAAGTATACTGGCTGCGCTGCGGGTCGATCACTTCAACAACAAAGGAGGAACAGAAGGAGCCGCCGTAGCGGGTTATCAGCAAACGGCTTTTTCGCCAAAGTTCGGGCTGGTGTATCAGCCGGTTAAGGACAAGGTGTCGCTGTTTGCCAATTACCAGAATAGTTTCAACAACCGAGGGGTGTACAACGCGTATGACGTAACGGATGCCGACAGCCTGACCCAGCGGTTTGCCAAACTGGAGCAAGCCAACCAGTTTGAGGCCGGGGTGAAACTGAACACATTTGGCGGGCGTTTAACCACAACCATCAGTTACTACGATATTCAGGTTAAAAATATCCTGCGTACCGATCCAAACCCGCTGGCGGCTGCCCGCTTTGCCCAGACCCAGGACGGTAGCCAGACGAGCAGGGGCGTTGAACTGGATGTCGTGGCCAATCCGGTTCAAGGCCTGAATATCGTGGGTGGTTTCAGCTACAACGACTCGCGCCTTGTGCGGGCATCCGAAGATGTGAACGGTCGGCGTCCTACCACGGCCTCATCACCTTATCTGGCTAACCTGTGGGTGAGTTACCGACTGCCCGGTTATCTGATTAACGGATTAGGTTTTGGGATTGGTGGGAATTACGCCAGCGATAATAAAATTCAGAACAGCGTCAGCCAGGGCGTATTTACCCTGCCAGCCTATACCGTGCTGAATGCCTCGGCGTTTTATGATCTTAAGAAAATTCGTCTGTCGGTTAAAGTCGATAACTTTACCAACCAGCGCTACTGGATTGGGTACACGACCATGAACCCGCAGAAGCTACGCAGCTTCGTAGGGAACGTAACCTATACGTTTTAA
- a CDS encoding ATP-binding protein — MSISVSVLEQLFRHASDAMVVCRLDDENEPSAVELGFLNPSALTLLGLDSAPATGTLLAQILPDQTLYTHLACTRQTGESTLGYLTQSTKRIGYEINPLGDWLTIRLQAARETEALPTALGRHILAINHLAVAVLDPVVDSQNQLVDFRLAALYDTDSHLSTWYQDGIPVGQLLSEWNPESKTSGLFARYKGVMEGDPPFRAEHYYKGLDTAFDIAASRFGHQLLLTFNRTTETYRAKQQVEEQAALLDAIMQSTQDYITVYQCVRDESGGITDFRGVLCSDVSGQLSGLSKDGIRQTPFKALETTPDLFDQYRRLVETGMPLRMERILTGQEDGITRWLDVSASKVLDGFVSIGKDITSYKRTLKEVETQSQTLETILNNSDSFIYLAESIRNEAGEIVDFRIARSNEAGRQNMIRTVGYDGTGSNLLTLYPFSREQGLFAQYVKVVETGEPLVTDFYYEYQHIQEWMKISAQKMEDGLVVTYVDVSEGRRIAEKAEKYAQQLKGVLDASLNGIILLEAMRDDQGEILDFRYLLANQAASRINNVPLDELIGNTLLTLFPSSRTEGSFPQNVYALTTGNPIRKQLKLYCDRMEGWYDFTSNRINANNLVVSFTDITETKLLEERQRKLVDELRRSNENLQEFAYVASHDLQEPLRKITSFGNILKKTYATALGDEGADLIDRMESASTRMSMLIHDLLAYSRLTTKLQALQPQPLSRVVGEVLSVLDMAIQEKQARVEVDELFVVPGDATQLAQLFQNVLTNALKFTRPGIRPHIQIRSQTVARQQLPTNVDRHTSHAMYGLVQVIDNGIGFDSTEAERIFGAFQRLHGRGKYPGTGIGLAIVKKVVENHSGYILAEGRPNEGATFSIYLPLADAL, encoded by the coding sequence ATGTCTATTTCTGTATCCGTCCTTGAGCAACTCTTTCGACATGCTTCGGATGCTATGGTTGTTTGTCGTTTAGACGACGAAAACGAGCCATCAGCAGTCGAGCTGGGGTTTCTCAATCCATCTGCCTTAACCCTGCTTGGGCTCGACAGCGCACCCGCAACGGGAACGCTCCTGGCTCAGATACTGCCTGACCAAACCTTATATACGCATCTGGCCTGCACCCGGCAGACCGGCGAGAGTACCCTTGGCTATTTGACCCAGTCAACTAAACGGATTGGCTACGAGATAAATCCGTTAGGCGACTGGCTGACAATCCGTCTGCAGGCAGCCCGGGAAACGGAAGCTCTGCCGACGGCTTTGGGCAGACACATACTGGCCATCAATCACCTGGCGGTGGCTGTGCTGGACCCGGTTGTTGATTCGCAGAACCAGCTCGTGGATTTTCGCCTGGCTGCCCTGTATGATACGGATAGTCACCTGTCGACATGGTATCAGGATGGAATTCCGGTTGGTCAGCTGCTATCCGAATGGAATCCGGAGAGTAAAACAAGTGGCCTCTTTGCGCGCTATAAAGGGGTTATGGAAGGGGACCCGCCCTTTCGGGCAGAGCACTATTATAAAGGTCTCGACACGGCGTTTGATATAGCCGCTTCCCGGTTTGGGCATCAGCTGCTGCTGACCTTTAACCGGACAACCGAAACCTACCGGGCCAAGCAACAGGTGGAAGAGCAGGCGGCTCTGCTGGACGCAATCATGCAGAGCACCCAGGATTACATAACCGTATACCAGTGCGTTCGGGATGAGTCAGGCGGCATCACCGATTTCAGGGGGGTGTTATGCAGTGATGTTTCCGGTCAACTGAGCGGATTGTCGAAAGACGGCATACGACAAACGCCATTTAAAGCGCTTGAAACGACGCCGGACCTGTTCGATCAGTACAGACGGCTGGTTGAAACCGGTATGCCGCTGCGAATGGAGCGGATTCTGACCGGACAGGAAGACGGCATTACCCGCTGGCTGGACGTATCGGCCAGTAAGGTACTCGATGGGTTTGTGTCGATCGGTAAAGATATAACTTCCTATAAGCGCACGCTTAAAGAGGTTGAGACTCAGTCCCAAACGCTGGAAACGATTCTCAACAACTCCGACAGCTTTATCTATCTGGCCGAATCCATCCGGAACGAAGCCGGTGAAATTGTTGACTTCCGGATTGCCCGCAGTAATGAGGCTGGTCGGCAGAATATGATCCGGACGGTTGGCTACGACGGGACCGGGTCAAACCTGCTGACTCTGTATCCCTTCAGCCGGGAGCAGGGCCTGTTTGCCCAATACGTTAAGGTTGTCGAAACCGGCGAGCCGCTGGTCACGGACTTTTATTACGAGTACCAGCACATTCAGGAGTGGATGAAAATATCGGCTCAGAAGATGGAAGATGGTCTGGTCGTAACCTATGTCGATGTTTCCGAAGGGCGACGGATCGCCGAAAAGGCCGAAAAATATGCCCAGCAGCTTAAAGGCGTTCTGGATGCTTCCCTCAATGGAATTATTCTGCTCGAAGCGATGCGTGATGACCAGGGCGAAATACTTGATTTCCGCTACCTGCTGGCTAATCAGGCGGCATCCCGCATCAACAATGTTCCCCTGGATGAACTGATCGGAAACACGCTGCTTACGTTGTTCCCATCGTCAAGAACTGAAGGCTCCTTCCCTCAGAATGTCTATGCCCTCACGACTGGCAACCCGATTCGGAAACAATTGAAACTGTACTGCGACCGGATGGAAGGCTGGTATGATTTTACGTCCAATCGAATCAACGCGAATAACCTGGTCGTTTCGTTCACGGACATCACCGAAACCAAGCTGCTGGAGGAACGCCAGCGTAAACTCGTCGACGAACTGAGACGCTCGAATGAGAATCTGCAGGAGTTTGCTTACGTAGCCTCCCACGATTTGCAGGAACCCCTGCGGAAGATTACCTCATTCGGCAATATTCTGAAAAAGACTTATGCAACGGCGCTGGGTGACGAAGGCGCCGACCTGATTGACCGGATGGAATCAGCCTCAACCCGGATGTCGATGCTGATACATGATCTGCTGGCCTATTCCCGCCTGACGACAAAATTACAGGCGCTGCAGCCGCAGCCGTTGAGCAGGGTTGTCGGCGAGGTATTATCAGTGCTGGACATGGCTATCCAGGAAAAACAGGCCCGCGTTGAGGTAGATGAGCTTTTTGTGGTGCCCGGCGATGCGACGCAGTTAGCGCAGCTTTTCCAGAACGTACTTACCAACGCGCTGAAATTTACCCGGCCCGGCATCCGACCGCATATTCAGATCCGCAGCCAGACCGTAGCCCGACAGCAGCTGCCGACGAATGTAGACAGGCATACCAGCCATGCGATGTATGGCCTTGTTCAGGTAATCGATAATGGAATTGGCTTCGATTCAACTGAGGCCGAACGAATTTTCGGGGCGTTTCAGCGATTACATGGCCGGGGAAAGTATCCGGGTACGGGTATCGGACTGGCGATTGTTAAAAAAGTAGTTGAAAATCACTCCGGGTATATCCTGGCCGAAGGCCGTCCCAACGAAGGCGCAACCTTTTCAATCTATCTGCCTCTTGCAGACGCGTTGTAA
- a CDS encoding PAS domain S-box protein, whose protein sequence is MTDNQKPTNKELTAAGKRFVHGADVSPACLWEWDLRTNQIWQSERFRQVFGQPTSKDSPEAAAWHDRIHPDDKESVTRHLLHVVEQGGEWAAEYRFRRVDGSYAHVYGQGYTMPDTGKATRMTGYLTEVSGRVQPQPAAPGSDQDWAMALESAGTVQAIPAERRHSQTLREIEKHLPTAFDNAVVGIVVTTTGGKFIQINQAFGYMIGYSPEELVNGSFSQVIHPDDQDRYQKQLTELMTGGLTSLVTQIRCLHRAGSVVWISLHTTRIHTEPDREQRVFSIVQDVTQDVATRDAQQKMLTLVDNSVELMSVLEMDGKNSYINKAGLAMLGFDSEQQMRDTPIEQLHAPEHFLFVEQQVLPSVMSTGRWSGEMLVRHLKTGEIFPVFNNTIRIDDPYTGHPLAIGAVMRDMRPEMAAQQALVESEARFRNMIMQSPLAIGLLRGENLVIESANELILSLWGKTDTIIGQSLLTALPEIQGQGFVELLESVYQTGQPYYGYETLARLHRNGQLEDAYFNFVYAPVRENEGAINGVMVVATEVTAQVQAKKELEESEKRFRNLVLDAPMATAVYTGRDMVIQLANDAMLKLWGKGASVIGKKLRDALPELDGQPFYDLLNTVYTTGVAYQGTEDRADLVVDGKLQTFYFNFTYKPLRDAEGHVYAILNMAVDITYQVTAKQQFQEAQESLREAVDLAELAPWTTNLLTGEMICSERVNNWLGVSERITPEIVGRCIHEKDQARVNRIAQAAMNPSSGGKMELEYTVVHQQTQEERILRTQARVLFTEQGLPYLIRGTSQDITAHRITEQALEKQVQLRTEELIKSNSQLKQSNQELERYAYVASHDLQEPLRKIQMYSSLIRERYLQDISSEGRNHLIKIEESANRMSVLIKNILDFSRINHESGFLNHVDLHEVVEDVVRDFDLLLTQKNGRVDVGELCAIPAIPLQMTQLFYNLIANSLKFTQEGVPPVITIASQVLTAQELRAHEKLNPRIPYCKLSVSDNGIGFNPAFVDKIFGLFQRLHHQQQYEGTGIGLSLCQRIVFNHQGEIWAESEEGKGATFHIILPMSR, encoded by the coding sequence GTGACTGATAACCAGAAACCCACCAATAAAGAATTGACAGCGGCCGGAAAGCGTTTTGTGCATGGAGCTGACGTATCGCCAGCGTGTTTGTGGGAGTGGGATCTGCGCACTAATCAGATCTGGCAAAGCGAGCGGTTCCGGCAGGTATTTGGCCAGCCAACCAGTAAAGATAGCCCAGAGGCCGCTGCCTGGCATGACCGTATTCACCCCGACGACAAAGAATCGGTGACCAGGCACCTGCTTCACGTGGTTGAGCAGGGGGGCGAATGGGCCGCTGAGTACCGGTTCAGGCGCGTCGACGGCTCGTATGCACACGTATATGGCCAGGGGTATACTATGCCTGATACGGGCAAAGCCACCCGTATGACCGGTTACCTGACAGAGGTTTCCGGGCGGGTTCAGCCGCAACCAGCCGCCCCCGGCAGCGATCAGGACTGGGCAATGGCTCTGGAGTCGGCCGGGACAGTTCAGGCTATACCCGCAGAGCGACGACACAGCCAGACACTTCGGGAGATTGAAAAACACCTGCCCACGGCCTTTGACAATGCCGTAGTAGGCATTGTGGTAACAACAACGGGCGGGAAGTTTATCCAGATCAACCAGGCTTTTGGCTACATGATTGGCTATAGCCCGGAAGAGCTCGTAAACGGCTCCTTTTCGCAGGTCATCCATCCAGACGATCAGGACCGCTACCAGAAGCAGCTAACGGAACTCATGACCGGCGGTTTAACCTCGCTGGTTACGCAGATTCGCTGTCTGCACAGGGCAGGTTCTGTGGTGTGGATCAGTCTCCATACAACCCGTATCCATACGGAGCCCGATCGGGAGCAGCGCGTATTTTCAATCGTGCAGGATGTTACCCAGGACGTCGCCACGCGCGACGCCCAGCAGAAAATGCTGACCCTGGTTGATAACAGCGTTGAGTTAATGTCGGTCCTGGAGATGGACGGCAAAAACTCGTATATCAACAAGGCGGGATTAGCCATGCTCGGCTTCGACAGCGAACAACAGATGCGCGACACGCCCATTGAGCAGCTTCACGCTCCCGAGCATTTCCTCTTCGTTGAACAGCAGGTGCTCCCCTCGGTTATGAGTACGGGGCGCTGGTCGGGCGAGATGCTGGTTCGACACCTGAAAACCGGCGAAATTTTCCCTGTTTTTAACAACACCATCCGGATTGACGATCCTTATACCGGGCATCCCCTGGCCATAGGGGCCGTCATGCGGGATATGCGGCCGGAAATGGCGGCCCAGCAGGCGCTGGTGGAAAGCGAAGCGCGGTTTCGGAACATGATCATGCAGTCTCCGCTGGCTATTGGTTTGCTGCGGGGCGAAAACCTGGTAATCGAATCGGCCAACGAACTTATCCTGAGCCTTTGGGGTAAGACGGACACCATCATTGGCCAGTCGTTGCTGACGGCCTTACCCGAGATTCAGGGGCAGGGGTTCGTTGAGCTGCTGGAAAGCGTTTATCAGACCGGGCAGCCGTATTACGGTTATGAAACGCTCGCCCGGCTGCACCGCAATGGCCAGCTCGAAGACGCCTATTTCAATTTTGTTTACGCACCTGTCCGCGAGAACGAGGGCGCAATCAACGGGGTTATGGTCGTTGCGACCGAAGTTACGGCGCAGGTACAGGCAAAAAAAGAGCTGGAAGAGAGCGAGAAGCGGTTTCGCAACCTCGTGCTGGATGCGCCCATGGCAACGGCCGTCTACACTGGCCGCGATATGGTGATCCAGCTGGCTAACGATGCCATGCTGAAGCTATGGGGCAAAGGCGCTTCCGTGATCGGCAAAAAGCTGCGCGATGCTCTGCCGGAACTGGACGGACAGCCCTTTTATGACTTACTGAATACAGTCTATACCACCGGTGTAGCCTACCAGGGCACCGAAGACCGGGCCGACCTGGTTGTTGACGGTAAGCTGCAAACTTTTTATTTCAACTTTACCTATAAGCCCCTGCGGGACGCCGAGGGGCATGTGTACGCCATCCTGAATATGGCAGTCGACATTACGTACCAGGTGACGGCCAAGCAGCAGTTTCAAGAAGCCCAGGAAAGCCTCCGCGAAGCAGTCGACCTGGCCGAACTGGCCCCCTGGACAACGAACCTGCTTACCGGCGAGATGATCTGCTCGGAGCGCGTCAACAACTGGCTCGGAGTTTCGGAGCGCATCACCCCCGAAATCGTTGGCCGCTGCATTCATGAGAAAGACCAGGCGCGCGTCAATCGTATTGCTCAGGCAGCCATGAACCCCAGTTCAGGCGGAAAGATGGAGCTGGAATACACGGTTGTTCATCAGCAGACGCAGGAGGAACGTATTCTGCGTACGCAGGCGCGGGTCCTGTTCACTGAACAGGGCCTTCCTTACCTGATTCGGGGCACCTCGCAGGATATCACGGCTCACCGGATCACCGAGCAGGCACTGGAAAAGCAGGTTCAGCTCCGAACCGAAGAACTTATCAAATCCAACAGCCAGCTGAAGCAGTCGAACCAGGAGCTGGAACGGTATGCCTACGTAGCGAGCCACGACCTGCAGGAGCCCCTCCGCAAGATTCAGATGTATTCCAGCCTGATCCGCGAGCGCTACCTTCAGGATATCAGCTCCGAAGGACGTAATCACCTGATCAAGATCGAGGAGTCGGCCAACCGAATGTCGGTGCTGATCAAGAATATCCTGGATTTTTCCCGCATCAATCACGAATCCGGGTTCCTCAATCATGTTGACCTCCATGAGGTTGTTGAGGATGTTGTGCGGGATTTTGACCTTCTGCTTACGCAGAAAAACGGGCGGGTTGACGTTGGCGAGTTATGCGCTATACCGGCTATTCCGCTTCAGATGACCCAGCTCTTTTATAATCTGATTGCTAACTCACTCAAATTTACCCAGGAGGGTGTACCGCCGGTAATCACCATTGCCAGTCAGGTATTGACTGCGCAGGAACTGCGGGCGCACGAAAAACTAAACCCCCGGATTCCTTACTGCAAACTCTCTGTTTCGGATAACGGGATTGGATTTAACCCGGCATTCGTTGACAAGATTTTCGGTCTCTTCCAACGGCTTCATCACCAGCAGCAATACGAAGGCACGGGCATCGGGCTTTCGCTATGCCAACGTATCGTCTTCAATCATCAGGGCGAAATCTGGGCGGAATCCGAAGAAGGCAAAGGCGCCACCTTCCATATTATTCTGCCCATGAGCCGATAA
- the pyk gene encoding pyruvate kinase yields MSKKTKIVATIGPASETKEQLLALAKAGVNVFRLNFSHGTHEDHLMRLNRIREINAEYNLNLCILQDLQGPKIRIGNVENKDGVMILPGNRLVFTNDDIIGTAERVSTPYKDMYKDVHPGERILMDDGKLEVRVVGTEGTDVVTEVVYGGSMKSKKGVNLPNTKVSMPAVTDKDWEDLKFGLENNAEWIALSFVREASEILEIKEYIRSQGKSSRVIAKIEKPEAIENIDAIIAATDGLMVARGDLGVELPAEEVPMIQKMLVEKCNRAAKPVIVATQMLESMIDAPRPTRAEINDIANSVLDGADAVMLSAETASGKYPILAVESMANTIRQVEATTDKIYYRYHAHVNEQPSENVINDNVVMSACRLARDTRAKAVIGITNSGYTAVRLSHHRPKADLYVFSNDPQLRNTLGLYWGVQVMPYEPDKNLTIDQTVEGIKQTLIGHGKLSSGDIFINTLSMPLTQARRTNTVKLSSVD; encoded by the coding sequence ATGTCCAAGAAAACCAAGATCGTGGCCACCATCGGCCCGGCTTCCGAAACGAAAGAACAATTGCTGGCATTAGCCAAAGCCGGAGTAAACGTCTTTCGGCTCAACTTTTCCCACGGTACCCACGAAGATCACCTGATGCGGCTGAACCGCATCCGCGAAATCAACGCCGAATACAACCTGAACCTGTGCATACTGCAGGACCTGCAGGGCCCCAAAATCCGGATCGGCAACGTCGAAAACAAAGACGGGGTCATGATTCTGCCCGGCAACCGGCTCGTATTCACCAACGACGACATTATTGGTACGGCCGAACGCGTCAGCACCCCCTATAAGGATATGTATAAAGACGTCCATCCGGGCGAGCGTATCCTGATGGACGATGGCAAGCTGGAAGTCCGGGTAGTAGGCACGGAAGGAACCGACGTTGTTACGGAGGTGGTCTACGGCGGATCCATGAAGTCGAAAAAAGGCGTTAACCTGCCTAATACGAAGGTTTCGATGCCGGCCGTTACCGACAAAGACTGGGAAGACCTGAAGTTTGGTCTGGAAAACAATGCCGAGTGGATCGCGCTGTCGTTTGTCCGGGAGGCTTCCGAAATCCTCGAAATTAAAGAGTATATCCGGTCGCAGGGTAAGAGCAGCCGCGTCATTGCCAAAATTGAGAAGCCCGAAGCCATTGAAAATATCGACGCCATCATTGCCGCTACCGACGGTTTGATGGTGGCCCGGGGCGACCTCGGCGTGGAACTGCCCGCTGAAGAAGTGCCAATGATCCAGAAAATGCTGGTCGAGAAGTGCAACCGGGCCGCCAAGCCGGTCATCGTAGCCACGCAGATGCTCGAAAGCATGATCGACGCGCCCCGCCCGACCCGCGCCGAGATCAACGACATCGCCAACTCGGTCCTGGATGGCGCCGACGCCGTCATGCTCAGCGCCGAAACGGCGTCGGGTAAGTATCCGATACTGGCCGTTGAGAGCATGGCCAACACCATCCGGCAGGTTGAAGCTACCACCGACAAAATCTATTACCGCTACCACGCCCACGTCAACGAGCAGCCCAGCGAGAACGTTATCAACGATAACGTCGTCATGAGCGCCTGCCGCCTGGCCCGCGACACCCGCGCCAAGGCCGTGATCGGTATTACCAACTCGGGCTATACGGCCGTTCGGCTGTCGCACCACCGCCCCAAAGCAGACCTGTACGTTTTCTCCAACGACCCGCAGCTGCGCAATACGCTCGGCCTGTACTGGGGCGTTCAGGTGATGCCTTACGAACCCGACAAGAATCTAACCATCGATCAGACCGTGGAAGGTATCAAGCAGACCCTCATCGGGCACGGAAAACTTTCTTCGGGCGATATTTTCATCAATACGCTCAGCATGCCGCTGACGCAGGCCCGCCGGACCAACACCGTAAAGCTGAGCTCTGTCGATTAA